Proteins encoded within one genomic window of Bacteroidales bacterium:
- a CDS encoding KilA-N domain-containing protein translates to MAKNKKISVQGIDIVLYEDKEKDFFSLTDIARHKDAAHTDDIIKNWMRNRNTIELLGFWETIYNPNFKPVEFDGFRKQAGLNSFVMTPKKWIESTHAIGIISKSGRYGGTFAHKDIALEFASWISIEFKLYVIKEFQRLKDDENNRLHLEWNLQRTISKINYKIHTDAIKENLIPKEITSQQTSIIYANEADLLNVALFGMTAKEWRDLNPDKKGNIRDYATLEQLVVLSNMESVNALLIQQNLSQGERLKQLNKVAIAQMKSLLDNNEIKQLK, encoded by the coding sequence ATGGCAAAAAATAAAAAAATATCTGTTCAGGGCATTGATATTGTCTTGTACGAAGACAAGGAAAAAGATTTTTTTTCCCTGACGGATATTGCTCGTCATAAAGATGCGGCTCATACAGACGATATCATTAAAAACTGGATGAGAAATCGAAATACAATTGAGCTTTTGGGGTTTTGGGAAACAATTTATAACCCAAATTTTAAACCCGTCGAATTCGACGGGTTTAGAAAACAAGCAGGATTGAACAGTTTTGTAATGACACCCAAAAAATGGATAGAAAGCACCCATGCAATTGGAATCATCTCTAAATCAGGAAGATATGGAGGAACATTCGCTCATAAAGATATTGCGTTAGAATTCGCGTCTTGGATTTCTATAGAGTTTAAACTCTATGTGATAAAAGAATTCCAACGATTAAAGGACGATGAAAATAATCGCTTGCATTTGGAATGGAATTTACAACGCACCATATCGAAAATAAATTATAAAATTCATACTGATGCAATCAAAGAAAACCTGATTCCTAAAGAAATAACCAGTCAACAAACCAGTATTATTTACGCAAATGAAGCTGATTTATTGAATGTTGCTTTATTTGGAATGACTGCTAAGGAATGGAGAGATTTAAATCCTGATAAGAAAGGTAATATTAGAGATTATGCAACATTAGAACAATTAGTCGTTTTGAGTAACATGGAGAGTGTAAATGCTTTGCTGATTCAACAAAACCTATCACAAGGAGAAAGATTGAAACAACTGAATAAGGTCGCAATTGCTCAGATGAAATCTTTACTCGATAACAACGAGATAAAACAATTGAAGTAG
- a CDS encoding PQQ-binding-like beta-propeller repeat protein — protein sequence MKRAILRNIAIVSAVFIVTLSIMLITNYFQIRGTTPLQTEVVETLKQLNDANANNPVLQEQIRQLDLLSRKAYFVRWDSLISGIYILLGMLVVFIVCVRLYYSGYKNIPDKEIDPIDEWAIKSKARRYIVWGVSGLAVAALVFIVMSSPYLREIGTKPDAGSEVIAVTETGHTPEPTETGDTTPAEETMNSETSAEPTAEIVTSTETTEPETSSSTAAAEPVKEPIASQPAALRVTHNAFRGNNSNGISSARSIPVKWDLGSGANILWKQDIPRHGYNSPVINDNKVFFTGADDQTRELYCHDLSTGERLWTLAATNIPGSPAQAPKTTDDTGLAASTVVTNGKQVCAIFATGDIICADMAGNRLWAKNLGVPDNHYGYASSLNIFNNMVIVQYDNQNAPRIMALDIATGAERWNKVRSEKVTWSSPVIAHVNNTPQLVLTGTPAIVAYNPNTGDQLWRVECLTGEVGASACSANGVVYGASEYSKLVAINAADGSVIWESTEFLPEVSSPVATKDNLYLATSYGMFVSFDTGTGELRKEHDLGVEFYSSPMIADGKVFLFSNSGKMHIFSADNDFNLLDSFETGEKTFATPAFTDGKMVVRTEKSIYCVGNK from the coding sequence ATGAAAAGAGCCATTCTAAGAAATATCGCCATCGTATCGGCCGTTTTTATCGTCACCCTGTCGATCATGTTAATTACCAATTATTTTCAGATAAGAGGTACCACTCCTCTTCAGACTGAAGTAGTGGAAACCCTGAAACAGTTGAACGATGCCAATGCCAATAACCCTGTCCTGCAGGAACAGATACGGCAATTAGACCTCCTTTCCCGGAAAGCTTATTTTGTGCGTTGGGACAGCCTGATATCAGGAATTTACATCCTGTTGGGAATGCTGGTCGTATTCATTGTGTGTGTCCGTCTTTACTATTCCGGTTATAAAAATATTCCCGATAAGGAGATCGACCCTATCGATGAATGGGCGATCAAATCCAAGGCACGCAGGTATATAGTCTGGGGCGTTTCCGGGCTTGCGGTCGCCGCTTTAGTCTTTATCGTAATGTCATCGCCTTACCTTAGGGAAATAGGAACAAAGCCGGATGCCGGATCCGAAGTCATTGCAGTAACAGAAACCGGGCATACCCCGGAACCAACGGAAACAGGTGATACCACTCCTGCGGAAGAAACGATGAATTCGGAAACGTCCGCAGAACCAACGGCAGAAATCGTTACTTCAACGGAAACGACAGAACCGGAAACGAGTTCCTCAACAGCTGCTGCAGAGCCTGTAAAAGAGCCGATAGCTTCACAACCGGCGGCATTAAGGGTTACCCATAATGCTTTCAGGGGGAATAACTCGAACGGGATTTCTTCCGCAAGAAGCATTCCCGTTAAATGGGATCTGGGCAGCGGCGCCAATATCTTATGGAAACAGGATATTCCGCGTCATGGATATAATTCTCCCGTGATCAACGACAACAAAGTCTTCTTTACCGGAGCTGACGACCAGACACGTGAACTTTACTGTCACGACCTGAGTACCGGGGAAAGGTTATGGACGCTTGCCGCTACGAATATACCGGGTTCACCCGCCCAGGCTCCCAAGACAACCGATGATACCGGACTGGCGGCGTCGACGGTAGTTACCAACGGGAAACAGGTATGCGCCATTTTCGCGACAGGCGATATCATTTGTGCTGATATGGCCGGAAACCGGCTTTGGGCAAAGAATCTGGGAGTACCCGACAATCACTATGGTTATGCCTCTTCCCTGAACATCTTTAATAACATGGTCATCGTACAATACGACAACCAGAACGCCCCGAGGATCATGGCCCTGGATATTGCCACAGGTGCAGAACGTTGGAATAAAGTCCGGTCGGAAAAGGTGACATGGAGTTCTCCTGTTATAGCCCATGTGAACAATACCCCGCAGCTTGTCTTAACCGGTACTCCGGCCATTGTAGCCTATAACCCCAATACCGGCGATCAACTCTGGCGGGTGGAATGCCTCACGGGAGAGGTCGGCGCCAGCGCATGCAGCGCCAACGGCGTGGTATACGGCGCCAGCGAGTACTCCAAACTGGTAGCCATTAACGCTGCCGACGGAAGCGTGATCTGGGAAAGTACCGAATTCCTGCCCGAAGTATCCAGCCCGGTAGCGACAAAAGACAACCTCTACCTGGCAACAAGCTACGGGATGTTCGTCTCCTTCGATACCGGAACAGGTGAACTTCGCAAAGAACATGATCTGGGCGTGGAATTTTACTCTTCACCCATGATCGCCGACGGGAAAGTATTTCTTTTCAGTAATAGCGGAAAGATGCATATTTTCTCGGCTGATAATGATTTTAACCTGCTCGATTCGTTCGAGACAGGCGAAAAAACCTTTGCCACCCCTGCTTTTACCGATGGTAAGATGGTGGTGCGCACTGAAAAGAGTATTTATTGTGTAGGAAACAAATGA